One window from the genome of Labilithrix sp. encodes:
- a CDS encoding glycoside hydrolase family 15 protein, with product MRRIEEYALLGDCRGAALVGIDGSIDWACIPRFDSEACFAALLGSEDNGFWKIAPATPTTAARRSYRDGTLTIETELTCAEGRILLTDFMPVGGDGPGLVRIVSGIEGEVPMCSELALRFNYGKTVPWVTRKDGAVEAVAGPDLVRVWASVPMHGENLRTVADFVVRPGERAHFVLRWSPSYASHPIPTLDPEAALARCDAIWQEWSSRCALDGPHAAIVKRSLITLKALTFAPTGGIVAAATSSLPELIGGVRNWDYRFCWLRDATFTLYALLRAGYLEEARAWRDWLLRAAAGAPDQLQILYGIAGERRLTEVELPWLSGYEGSAPVRVGNLASEQTQLDVYGEVAATLYEARLGGLAATPNEAGWALERQLLLHLEKAWREPDHGIWEVRGPKRHFVHSKVMCWVAFDRAVKSIERWGFEGPLDRWRAVRDEIHAEVCAQGYNPQTGGFAQYYGANDPDASLLFLPIVGFLPPTDPRIIRTVLDVERRLLSGGFVARYVTRPGVDGLPPGEGAFLACSFWYVDVLTLLGRHEEARAHFDRLMALVNDVGLLAEEYDPAAKRMLGNFPQALSHVALVHSAVNLAAL from the coding sequence ATGCGACGGATCGAGGAATACGCCCTCCTCGGCGATTGCCGAGGGGCCGCCCTCGTCGGCATCGACGGATCGATCGACTGGGCCTGCATCCCGCGCTTCGACTCGGAGGCCTGCTTCGCCGCGCTCCTCGGGAGCGAGGACAACGGCTTCTGGAAGATCGCGCCGGCGACGCCGACGACCGCGGCGCGTCGTTCGTACCGCGACGGCACGCTCACGATCGAGACGGAGCTCACCTGCGCGGAGGGGCGGATCCTCCTCACCGACTTCATGCCCGTCGGCGGCGACGGCCCGGGGCTCGTCCGCATCGTCAGCGGGATCGAAGGCGAGGTCCCGATGTGCTCGGAGCTCGCGCTGCGCTTCAACTACGGCAAGACGGTGCCGTGGGTCACGCGCAAGGACGGCGCGGTCGAGGCCGTCGCCGGCCCCGACCTCGTGCGGGTGTGGGCCAGCGTGCCGATGCACGGCGAGAACCTCCGCACCGTCGCCGACTTCGTCGTGCGCCCCGGCGAGCGCGCGCATTTCGTGCTGCGCTGGAGCCCGTCGTACGCGTCGCACCCGATCCCCACGCTCGATCCCGAGGCCGCGCTCGCGCGCTGCGACGCGATCTGGCAGGAGTGGAGCAGCCGCTGCGCGCTCGACGGTCCGCATGCCGCGATCGTGAAGCGATCGCTCATCACGCTGAAGGCGCTCACGTTCGCGCCGACCGGCGGCATCGTCGCGGCGGCGACGAGCTCGCTCCCGGAGCTCATCGGCGGCGTCCGCAACTGGGACTACCGCTTCTGCTGGCTGCGCGACGCGACGTTCACGCTCTACGCGCTCCTGCGCGCCGGTTACCTCGAGGAGGCGCGCGCGTGGCGCGACTGGCTCCTCCGCGCGGCGGCGGGCGCGCCCGATCAACTGCAGATCCTCTACGGCATCGCGGGCGAGCGGCGGCTCACCGAGGTCGAGCTGCCGTGGCTCTCCGGCTACGAAGGGAGCGCGCCGGTGCGGGTCGGCAACCTCGCGAGCGAGCAGACGCAGCTCGACGTCTACGGCGAGGTCGCGGCCACCCTCTACGAGGCGCGCCTCGGCGGCCTCGCCGCGACGCCGAACGAAGCGGGCTGGGCGCTCGAGCGGCAGCTCCTCCTCCACCTCGAGAAGGCCTGGCGCGAGCCCGATCACGGCATCTGGGAGGTGCGCGGACCGAAGCGCCACTTCGTGCACTCGAAGGTCATGTGCTGGGTCGCCTTCGACCGCGCGGTGAAGTCGATCGAGCGCTGGGGCTTCGAGGGACCGCTCGATCGGTGGCGCGCCGTCCGCGACGAGATCCACGCCGAGGTCTGCGCGCAAGGCTATAACCCGCAGACGGGAGGCTTCGCGCAGTACTACGGCGCGAATGATCCCGACGCGAGCCTCCTCTTCTTGCCGATCGTCGGCTTCCTGCCGCCGACCGATCCGCGCATCATCCGCACCGTCCTCGACGTCGAGCGGCGGCTCCTCTCCGGCGGCTTCGTCGCGCGCTACGTCACGCGTCCCGGCGTCGACGGCCTGCCGCCGGGCGAGGGCGCGTTCCTCGCGTGCTCGTTCTGGTACGTCGACGTGCTCACGCTCCTCGGCCGTCACGAGGAGGCGCGCGCGCACTTCGATCGCCTGATGGCGCTCGTCAACGACGTGGGCCTCCTCGCCGAGGAGTACGACCCTGCCGCGAAGCGCATGCTCGGCAACTTCCCCCAGGCGCTGTCGCACGTCGCGCTCGTGCACTCCGCCGTCAACCTCGCGGCGTTGTAG
- a CDS encoding DNA primase, producing MAAPKPAVLELAGREVTITNPTKLFWPKLGITKLDLVQYYVAVAEGAVRGVYGRPMLLKRFPNGVDQEPFFQKRAPPKRPDWTEVATFTFPSGRHADELVVRDVAQLAWVINLGCIDLNAHPVRAEDMDHPDELRVDLDPVPGVPWSQIIDVAMVAREVLADVGLVGWPKTSGSRGVHVWVRIEQRWPFEVVRRAAIGLAREIERRAPKIATSKWWKEERHGVFIDYNQNARDRTTSNAYSVRPTQDARVSMPLSWEDLKTADPASFTLRTVPAIFAERGDAHAAIDARSYSIEPLLQLAERFETEGQGDAPWPPHFGKAPGEAPRVAPSRAKGAKGAKGAKPPPRPKLPVITIAKAKHKPEGLAGLERWKAKHAAILEYLPPEAYLVDAMRGRSSAWYRVRVNLKNVPEELRPAEEAPDPDYDPIQEWQHG from the coding sequence GTGGCGGCGCCGAAGCCCGCCGTCCTCGAGCTCGCGGGGCGCGAGGTCACGATCACGAACCCGACGAAGCTCTTCTGGCCGAAGCTCGGGATCACGAAGCTCGACCTCGTGCAGTACTACGTCGCGGTGGCGGAGGGCGCCGTGCGCGGCGTCTACGGCCGCCCGATGTTGCTGAAGCGCTTCCCGAACGGCGTCGATCAGGAGCCGTTCTTCCAGAAGCGGGCTCCCCCGAAACGTCCGGATTGGACGGAAGTCGCGACGTTCACGTTCCCGTCCGGCCGTCACGCCGACGAGCTCGTCGTCCGCGACGTCGCCCAGCTCGCGTGGGTCATCAACCTCGGCTGCATCGACCTCAACGCGCACCCCGTCCGCGCGGAGGACATGGACCACCCCGACGAGCTGCGGGTCGATCTCGACCCGGTGCCGGGGGTGCCGTGGAGCCAGATCATCGACGTGGCGATGGTGGCGCGCGAGGTCCTCGCCGACGTCGGCCTCGTCGGCTGGCCGAAGACGAGCGGCTCGCGCGGCGTGCACGTCTGGGTGCGCATCGAGCAGCGGTGGCCGTTCGAGGTCGTGCGCCGCGCCGCGATCGGCCTCGCGCGCGAGATCGAGCGGCGCGCGCCGAAGATCGCGACGAGCAAGTGGTGGAAGGAGGAGCGGCACGGCGTCTTCATCGACTACAACCAGAACGCGCGCGATCGCACGACCTCGAACGCGTACTCGGTGCGGCCGACGCAGGACGCGCGCGTGTCGATGCCGCTCTCGTGGGAGGACCTGAAGACGGCCGATCCCGCGTCGTTCACGCTCCGCACGGTGCCCGCGATCTTCGCCGAGCGCGGCGACGCGCACGCGGCGATCGACGCGCGGAGCTACTCGATCGAGCCGCTCTTGCAGCTCGCGGAGCGCTTCGAGACCGAGGGCCAGGGCGACGCGCCGTGGCCGCCGCACTTCGGCAAGGCGCCGGGCGAAGCGCCGCGCGTCGCGCCCTCCCGCGCGAAAGGAGCGAAGGGCGCGAAGGGCGCGAAGCCGCCGCCGCGTCCGAAGCTGCCCGTCATCACGATCGCGAAGGCGAAGCACAAGCCGGAGGGCCTCGCGGGCCTCGAGCGCTGGAAGGCGAAGCACGCCGCCATCCTCGAGTACCTCCCGCCCGAGGCGTACCTCGTCGACGCGATGCGCGGCCGCTCGTCGGCGTGGTACCGCGTCCGCGTGAACCTGAAGAACGTCCCCGAGGAGCTCCGCCCCGCGGAAGAAGCGCCCGATCCGGACTACGATCCGATCCAGGAATGGCAGCACGGCTAG
- a CDS encoding ATP-dependent DNA ligase encodes MLAKLENEIPEGDEWLYEPKWDGFRAIVFKDGDTVQTQSRDLKPLDRYFPELAKPFAEQLPERCVLDGEIVIATDDHLDFDALLLRIHPAASRVAMLAEEKPASFVAWDLLALGDEDLRALPQLERRERLEEVLAHVKAPLHVTPATRDKAIAQDWFSRFEGAGLDGVMAKPVGAPYQPNKRAMVKVKHARTADCVVAGFRWYKEGKGTLVGSLLLGLYDGEGVLHHVGICGSFTRARRAELAQELAPLREGAREGHPWQKWAEWQDSHHEGGQRRPGATSRWNRGKDLSWEPLRIERVAEVGYDHLQGTRFRHATHFKRWRPDKPTAECRYDQLDATPAIEIRKIFGRD; translated from the coding sequence ATGCTGGCGAAGCTGGAGAACGAGATCCCGGAAGGGGACGAGTGGCTCTACGAGCCGAAGTGGGACGGGTTCCGCGCGATCGTCTTCAAGGACGGCGACACGGTCCAGACGCAGAGCCGTGACCTGAAGCCGCTCGATCGCTATTTCCCCGAGCTGGCGAAGCCGTTCGCGGAGCAGCTGCCGGAGCGCTGCGTGCTCGACGGCGAGATCGTCATCGCGACGGACGACCACCTCGACTTCGACGCGCTCCTCCTCCGCATCCACCCCGCCGCGTCGCGCGTCGCGATGCTCGCGGAAGAGAAGCCGGCGTCGTTCGTCGCGTGGGACCTCCTCGCGCTCGGCGACGAGGACCTCCGTGCGCTCCCGCAGCTCGAGCGCCGCGAGCGCCTCGAGGAGGTGCTCGCGCACGTGAAGGCGCCGCTCCACGTGACGCCCGCGACGCGCGACAAGGCGATCGCGCAGGACTGGTTCTCGCGCTTCGAAGGCGCGGGCCTCGACGGCGTGATGGCGAAGCCGGTCGGCGCGCCGTACCAGCCGAACAAGCGCGCGATGGTGAAGGTGAAGCACGCGCGCACCGCCGACTGCGTCGTCGCAGGCTTCCGCTGGTACAAGGAAGGGAAGGGCACACTCGTCGGCTCGCTCCTCCTCGGCCTCTACGACGGCGAGGGCGTGCTCCATCACGTCGGCATCTGCGGCTCCTTCACCCGCGCCCGCCGCGCCGAGCTCGCGCAGGAGCTCGCGCCGCTCCGCGAGGGCGCGCGCGAGGGCCACCCGTGGCAGAAGTGGGCCGAGTGGCAGGACTCCCACCACGAGGGCGGGCAGCGCCGCCCGGGCGCGACGAGCCGCTGGAACCGCGGCAAAGACCTCTCCTGGGAGCCGCTCCGCATCGAGCGCGTCGCGGAGGTGGGCTACGATCACTTGCAAGGTACACGCTTCCGCCACGCGACCCACTTCAAGCGCTGGCGCCCCGACAAGCCGACCGCCGAGTGCCGCTACGACCAGCTCGACGCGACGCCGGCGATCGAGATCCGGAAGATCTTCGGCCGCGACTGA